GCGGTCAGACCAGTTGGCATGGATTTGCCGAGGCAATCATGCATGACGCCGGTAAAGCGGGTCTGTTGACACGTGAGCCGCGTGTGCTGCCGATCACCACGTCCGAATTTCCCACTCGCGCTGCCCGGCCTGCGTATTCGGTACTGGACACGGCACGCCTCGTTGAGCAGTTCCAACTGGAGCTTCCCGACTGGCGCAGCGCGTTGGCAGCAACGCTTCCGACCACGGCCGGCTGTACACGCTGATCGGTCACGCGGCGTGCGCTGATCTGGCGTTCAAACCGCTTGATGCAGTACGCTTCGCCGCGGGGAGTAACCATCAGGGGATGGACCGTCTATCTCGGATGTCCGCAAGGCTGCGGTTTCTGCATGCGTGTGCGTGCGGGTCGGCAGATTGCGGGGCACGCCCGCTTTTCCACTCAGATTTTCACTTCCGAACAGGAGTTGGACTTGAACCGCATTGTCCTGGCAACACTGGCCACCGCGATGTTCGCGGCACTGACGCTGTCACCCGTTTCCGCACACGCAGAATCCACGACTGCAAAGGCGCGCCCGGCCAACATTTCTGCTGGCCAGGTCGATGTGGATCGATACGTCCGCGCTGATCTCTTCGAGTCGATCAAGATCTCGCCCAAAGGCGACTACCTCGCCGCCACGGTGCCGCTGGATAACGGCCAGCGCACCGGCCTGGTCATCATGAGCCGCGCCGACAAGACTATTACCGGCACCTTTTCGCAGGGCAAGAATACCCACATCGATGACTTCCACTGGGTCAACGATGAGCGGGTCCTCATCGGTATCGCCGAGAAACTCGGAGCGCTGGAGGCGCCCCAATCCACCGGCGAGCTGGTGGCGATCAATGCCGATGGCGGCAGGCCGCAGTTCCTCGTTGGCCAACGGATGATGGGCGAGGGTGCCGGGACTCGCATCCAGCCGCGCAAGGTCGAGCGCGTGGCGGCCTATCTTGTTGACCCCCTCCTGAGCGACGACAAGCGGGTGATCATTTCGGTGATGCCGTTCTCGGCTGATCCGTACACGCGGGCCGAGTCGATGGACGTGTACACCGGCCGCAGGGTTCAGGTGGCGAAGGCGCCAGTGCGCAATGCGAGCTTCATCACCGACAACCACGGTGTCGTCCGTTTCGCCGCTGGCGCCGGCACGGACCGACGCCAGCGGGTTTACTACCGTGATGGCGACGGTTCCGACTGGCAACTGATCAACGACGAAAGCGCTAGCAACCTGGTGTGGTATCCCCTGGGTTTTGCCGCCGATGACAGCGTCGCCTACATCGGCAGCACCACGCTGGACGGCCCCGACGAAGTGCTGGCTTTTGATCCCGCTACCGGCAAGACCAAGCGTGCATTGCGCGACAACGACGTCGATCCTGCGATGGTCCTGCAAAGCGTGGGTGGCGCTGCTCCCGTCGGCGTACTGCTGCACGACGGCAAGCCCCGCACGGCATTCTTCGACGAGCAGTCCGAAGACGCACGCCTGTATCGCAGCCTGGAGGCGGCGTTTGCAGGCGATGCGGTTCGCATCACCTCGCAGACCGCCGATGGCAACCTCACCCTGGTCAAGACCTGGAGTGACCGCAGCCCGGGCGACTACTACCTGTTCAATCGCGAGACCAAGAAAGCGGATCACCTGCTGAGCCAGCGCGAGTGGTTCGATCCGCGCGAGATGGCCGAGCGACGCCCGATCACCCTGAAGGCGCGCGACGGTCTGACGCTGCACGGTTACCTGACGCTTCCCAAGGGTGTAGCGGCAAAGAATCTGCCGATGGTCGTGCATCCCCATGGCGGACCGTTCGAGATCCAGGATACCTGGGGATTCGAGAACGATTCGCAGCTGCTGGCCGAAGCGGGATACGCAGTATTGCAGCTGAATTTCCGCGGTTCCGGTGGCTACGGCAAGCCCTTCATCAACGCCGGGCAGCGCCAGTGGGGCCTGGCGATGCAGGACGACCTGACCGACGCTACTCGTTGGGCGATCAAGGAGGGGGTCGCGGACGCCGGAAGGATCTGCATCTATGGCGGCAGTTACGGTGCCTACGCGTCGTTGATGGGTGTCGCCAAGGAGCCGGACCTCTACCGCTGCGCGGTGGGCTACGCCGGGGTGTACGACTTGCCCACCATGCACACCCATGGCGACATCCAGGGGCATGGCTCGGGCGAGACCTACCTGCGTGAATGGATTGGCGAACGCAATGAGCTCGCCGCCGTGTCGCCCAGCAACATGGCTGACCGGATCAAGGCGCCGGTGTTCCTGGCGGCAGGTGGCGAAGACCAGCGCACCCCGATCGAGCACAGCAAGATGATGGAACGGGCCCTGCGCAGCAACGGCGTTCCGGTCGAGACGCTGTACTACAAGAACGAGGGTCACGGCTTCTATCTCGAGGCCAATCGCCGTGAGTACTACACACGTCTTTTGGATTTCCTGTCGCGCCATATCGGTGGAGCGCGCGCCAAGCTCGACTGACCTCCTGACACCCGCCGCAGCGACGCCAGACGTTTGCTGCGGCGTTGTCACGCATCGTGACGACAGGCCCGGGTGATAGGGCGGATTTTCAGGCTATCCTCCCCGGGTTGCGTTATCCACGGGCCACGCCCACTTCCCGACCGGAGCCGTCGATGAGTACTCCAGCACCCGTCCCCGCCCAGGCGCAACTGACCGTTCGTGCCGTGGTGCTGGCGATTGTCCTCGCGGTGATCCTGGCGGCGGCCAACGCCTACCTGGGCCTGTTTGCCGGGCTGACCATCGCCACTGCGATTCCGGCCGCGGTGGTCTCGATGGGTGTGTTGCGCCTGCTCGGCGGCGGCACGATCCTGGAAAACAACATCGTCCAGACCGGTGCATCTGCGGGTTCCTCGATCGCCGCGGGGGTGATCTTCACCATTCCCGCGCTGGTGATCATGGGCTACTGGCCCGACTTCAAGTACTGGTGGGTGCTGGGCATCGCCGGACTGGGCGGTCTCCTGGGCGTGCTGTTTTCGGTGCCGCTGCGGCGCTCGATGATCGTGGAGGATCCGCTGCCATTCCCAGAGGGGAAGGCGGCAGCGGAAGTGCTCAAGGCCGGTGACAATCCCGGCCCCGGCATGCGGATCCTTGCGATCTCCGGTGCGATCGGTGCGGTGGTGAAACTCGCCGCGACCAGCGGCCTGCGCCTGATTCCGGATACCTGGACCCAGTCCACCTATCTGGGCAGTTCCAACATCACCGCGTTCATCGGCACCAACCTCTCGCCGGCACTGCTGGGAGTGGGATACATCGTCGGTCTGAATGTCGGCATCGTGGTGTTGTCGGGCGCCGTCCTCTCCTGGCACATCGCAATCCCGCTGTACCAGGCGTTCTTCACGGGCACCGATCCGGGATTGGCGGCCTCGTTGGGGAATGCATCATCGGCTGACGCGGCGTTTGCCATCTGGGGCGCCAAGATCCGCTACCTGGGGGTCGGTGCGATGCTGGTCGGTGGTATCTGGACCCTGTTTTCGTTGCGAAAGTCGTTGCTCAACGGGGTCAAGAGCGGGTTCGCCGCGGCACGCAAGAGCACCGGACCGGCGCTGGCGGAAACCGAGCGCGACCTGCCGATGAAGTGGATGCTGATCGCGCTGGTGGTCTTCACCCTGCCGCTGCTGGCGCTGTACCAGATGATCGTCGGCCAGTGGCTGGTGAGTATCCCGATGACGATCATCATGATCGTTGCCGGCTTTCTGTTTGTCTCGGTGTCGGCGTATCTGGCCGGGCTGATCGGATCTTCCAACAACCCGGTGTCGGGCATCACCATCTCGACCATCCTGTTCGCATCGGCGGTGCTGGTCGTGCTGCTGGGTCCAAGTGGACTGGAGCCGGTGGGTGTGGGTGGCGCACCGTTGGGAGCGGTGGCTGCGATCATGATCGGCGCGGTGGTGTGCTGCGCGGCCGCCGTGGGTGGCGACAATCTGCAGGACCTGAAAGCCGGCTACATCGTCGGCGCGACGCCGTGGAAGCAGCAGTTGATGCTGGGCATCGGCGCCTTCTCGTGCGCCTTGATCATGGCGCCGGTGCTCAACCTGCTCGCCACCGCCTACGGCATCGGCGAGCCCACCCTCGAACACCCCAACGCGCTGGCGGCCCCGCAGGCGAACCTGATGGCATCCGTCGCCCGCGGCATGTTTGGCGGGGACCTGCCGTGGACCATGATCGGTATCGGCGTGGCGGTGGGCGCGGCGATCATCGCCTTCGACGAATGGCTGAAGGCCCGCGGCGCACGCTTCCGGGTGCCTGTCCTGGCTGCGGCCATCGGCATCTACCTGCCACTGGAACTGATGGTGCCGATCTTCCTGGGCGGCCTGCTGTCCTACGCCGTGGAGCGCTTCCACAAGGTTGGCCCGGATGACCATGAAGGCCGCGATCGCGTACACCGGCCGGGCGTGTTGTTTGCCGCGGGCCTGATCACCGGCGAGGCATTGATGGGCATCGCGATCGCCGTTCCCATTGTGCTCTCGGCCCGCGCGGACGTGCTTGCGCTGGCGGTCCAGGTGCCTGCCTCGCAGTGGATCGGGCTTCTGGTGCTGGCGCTCGTGGGCTGGTACCTCTATCGCACCGGTGTTCGCGCTCCCGCAACCGGGAGCTGACGGGACCTGACGGAAGCCGGCACCTCACATGCCAGCGCTGCCGCGCAGCGCCCAAGAACACAACAGGAGTTGTCCATGCGTATTTTCCCTGCTGCCCTGCCGCTGTTGCTGGTACTGGCGTCACCTGGCACCGCATTTGCCGCCGACGTGGCCGATCGTGGCCTGCAACCGCAGGATCTGGCGACGCTTGACCGCTTCGCTTCGCCCATCCTGTCGCCCGACGGCAGCCTGGTCGTGTTCGCCAGGACCGTCACCGACTATGACGCGAACAAATCGTCCACCTCCCTGTGGGTGCGCAACCTGCTGACCCGCGACCTGCGCCCACCTTCCCGGCTCACGCCGGAGGACTGGAACGTCAATTCCCCGGTGTT
The genomic region above belongs to Lysobacter avium and contains:
- a CDS encoding alpha/beta hydrolase family protein; translated protein: MSRADKTITGTFSQGKNTHIDDFHWVNDERVLIGIAEKLGALEAPQSTGELVAINADGGRPQFLVGQRMMGEGAGTRIQPRKVERVAAYLVDPLLSDDKRVIISVMPFSADPYTRAESMDVYTGRRVQVAKAPVRNASFITDNHGVVRFAAGAGTDRRQRVYYRDGDGSDWQLINDESASNLVWYPLGFAADDSVAYIGSTTLDGPDEVLAFDPATGKTKRALRDNDVDPAMVLQSVGGAAPVGVLLHDGKPRTAFFDEQSEDARLYRSLEAAFAGDAVRITSQTADGNLTLVKTWSDRSPGDYYLFNRETKKADHLLSQREWFDPREMAERRPITLKARDGLTLHGYLTLPKGVAAKNLPMVVHPHGGPFEIQDTWGFENDSQLLAEAGYAVLQLNFRGSGGYGKPFINAGQRQWGLAMQDDLTDATRWAIKEGVADAGRICIYGGSYGAYASLMGVAKEPDLYRCAVGYAGVYDLPTMHTHGDIQGHGSGETYLREWIGERNELAAVSPSNMADRIKAPVFLAAGGEDQRTPIEHSKMMERALRSNGVPVETLYYKNEGHGFYLEANRREYYTRLLDFLSRHIGGARAKLD
- a CDS encoding OPT family oligopeptide transporter, encoding MSTPAPVPAQAQLTVRAVVLAIVLAVILAAANAYLGLFAGLTIATAIPAAVVSMGVLRLLGGGTILENNIVQTGASAGSSIAAGVIFTIPALVIMGYWPDFKYWWVLGIAGLGGLLGVLFSVPLRRSMIVEDPLPFPEGKAAAEVLKAGDNPGPGMRILAISGAIGAVVKLAATSGLRLIPDTWTQSTYLGSSNITAFIGTNLSPALLGVGYIVGLNVGIVVLSGAVLSWHIAIPLYQAFFTGTDPGLAASLGNASSADAAFAIWGAKIRYLGVGAMLVGGIWTLFSLRKSLLNGVKSGFAAARKSTGPALAETERDLPMKWMLIALVVFTLPLLALYQMIVGQWLVSIPMTIIMIVAGFLFVSVSAYLAGLIGSSNNPVSGITISTILFASAVLVVLLGPSGLEPVGVGGAPLGAVAAIMIGAVVCCAAAVGGDNLQDLKAGYIVGATPWKQQLMLGIGAFSCALIMAPVLNLLATAYGIGEPTLEHPNALAAPQANLMASVARGMFGGDLPWTMIGIGVAVGAAIIAFDEWLKARGARFRVPVLAAAIGIYLPLELMVPIFLGGLLSYAVERFHKVGPDDHEGRDRVHRPGVLFAAGLITGEALMGIAIAVPIVLSARADVLALAVQVPASQWIGLLVLALVGWYLYRTGVRAPATGS